The following proteins come from a genomic window of Micromonospora zamorensis:
- a CDS encoding VOC family protein codes for MIARFKDLCLDAADPLALGAFWARMLDGDVADAGDGDTRVDPRSARSNAESIWVNRVPEPRVGKTRVHLDLRLADADPAALLADGARLVHEPSGEVTWWVLEDPEGNPFCAFPARDGARPGPFELVVDSIDPVAQATWWAGVVGGTVEDEGTHAGVVGASGFPWDYWVFAGVPEPKTVKNRLHWDVDLVDPEPTALLAAGATLLREPVDKAHWWWVLADPEGNEFCAFMPRPTG; via the coding sequence TCTGTCTGGACGCCGCCGACCCGCTCGCGCTGGGCGCCTTCTGGGCCCGGATGCTCGACGGTGACGTGGCCGATGCCGGCGACGGCGACACCCGGGTGGACCCGCGCTCGGCGCGCTCGAACGCCGAGTCGATCTGGGTGAACCGGGTGCCCGAGCCGAGAGTCGGCAAGACCCGCGTACACCTGGATCTGCGGTTGGCCGACGCGGACCCGGCGGCGCTGCTCGCGGACGGCGCCCGACTGGTCCACGAGCCGAGCGGCGAGGTGACCTGGTGGGTGCTGGAAGACCCGGAGGGCAACCCGTTCTGTGCGTTCCCGGCCCGCGACGGCGCCCGGCCGGGCCCGTTCGAGCTGGTCGTCGACTCGATCGACCCGGTCGCGCAGGCGACCTGGTGGGCCGGGGTGGTCGGCGGCACCGTCGAGGACGAGGGGACCCACGCGGGGGTGGTCGGCGCGTCCGGGTTCCCCTGGGACTACTGGGTGTTCGCTGGGGTGCCCGAGCCGAAGACGGTCAAGAACCGGCTGCACTGGGACGTCGACCTGGTCGACCCGGAGCCGACCGCGCTGCTCGCCGCGGGTGCGACCCTGCTGCGGGAGCCGGTCGACAAGGCCCACTGGTGGTGGGTGCTGGCCGACCCGGAGGGCAACGAGTTCTGCGCCTTCATGCCGCGGCCAACCGGGTGA
- a CDS encoding HAD family hydrolase, with the protein MTVDATARRQAKVLIFDADDTLWENNVVFERVIDDFLAWLDHPTLDRAELRAVLDDIERANAVAHGYGSKVFLRSLAECLERLRERPATEFERQEIDRLAVALVEHRVELMPGVAEALDELAVRHELLLLTKGDQAEQQRKLDACGLLHHFRAAHIVAEKNVETYRWLVREHGFDPSGAWMIGNSPKSDILPARAAGLNAVFIPNENTWVLEDDELDPTDTGVLRLASFRDLLRHF; encoded by the coding sequence ATGACGGTGGACGCGACTGCGCGGCGGCAGGCGAAGGTGCTGATCTTCGATGCGGACGACACGTTATGGGAGAACAACGTCGTCTTCGAGCGGGTGATCGACGACTTCCTGGCCTGGCTGGATCACCCCACCCTGGACCGGGCCGAGTTGCGGGCCGTTCTTGACGACATCGAGCGGGCCAACGCGGTGGCGCACGGCTACGGCAGCAAGGTGTTCCTGCGCAGTCTGGCGGAGTGCCTGGAGCGGCTGCGCGAACGGCCCGCGACTGAGTTCGAGCGTCAGGAGATCGACCGACTGGCCGTGGCACTCGTCGAACACCGGGTGGAGCTGATGCCCGGTGTGGCCGAGGCGCTCGACGAACTGGCCGTCCGGCACGAGCTGCTGCTGCTGACCAAGGGGGATCAGGCGGAGCAGCAGCGCAAGCTCGACGCCTGTGGCCTGCTGCACCACTTCCGGGCTGCGCACATCGTCGCCGAGAAGAACGTCGAGACCTACCGGTGGCTGGTGCGGGAGCACGGCTTCGACCCGTCCGGTGCCTGGATGATCGGCAACTCCCCGAAGTCGGACATCCTGCCGGCACGGGCTGCCGGGCTGAACGCGGTGTTCATCCCGAACGAGAACACCTGGGTGCTGGAGGACGACGAACTGGACCCGACCGACACCGGCGTCCTACGGCTGGCCTCGTTCCGCGACCTGCTGCGGCACTTCTGA
- a CDS encoding TetR/AcrR family transcriptional regulator: MPGPAEKATEQDRRDLIVAVARELAEAEGWAGVTTRRLAERAEIDVGDLYRHFADLEALLAAVAVCAFADLAADLAEAHAEAVDGPEGAWPAVATAYLDFAYTNPEVYDAMLALTPDLALGVDGVPAAPRAVFAELRAALTPLAEGRDPDVLAEMSWSLLHGVVMLTRGGRLRPDAQEERETMIAERLLRWPRPVGGKSLGTSNDLP; the protein is encoded by the coding sequence GTGCCCGGACCTGCCGAGAAGGCCACCGAACAGGACCGGCGCGACCTCATCGTCGCGGTCGCGCGAGAGCTGGCCGAGGCGGAGGGCTGGGCGGGGGTGACCACCCGACGGCTGGCCGAGCGGGCCGAGATCGACGTCGGAGACCTCTACCGGCACTTCGCGGATCTGGAGGCGTTGCTCGCCGCCGTCGCCGTGTGCGCCTTCGCCGACTTGGCCGCCGACCTGGCGGAGGCGCACGCGGAAGCCGTCGACGGTCCCGAGGGGGCCTGGCCGGCGGTGGCGACCGCGTACCTCGACTTCGCGTACACGAATCCCGAGGTCTATGACGCGATGCTCGCGCTGACCCCCGACCTGGCCCTCGGCGTCGATGGCGTGCCGGCCGCGCCCAGGGCGGTCTTCGCCGAGCTGCGGGCGGCCCTGACCCCGCTGGCCGAGGGGCGTGACCCGGACGTGCTGGCCGAGATGAGCTGGAGCCTGCTGCACGGTGTGGTGATGCTGACCAGGGGTGGGCGGCTGCGCCCCGACGCGCAGGAGGAGCGGGAGACGATGATCGCGGAACGGTTGCTGCGGTGGCCCCGACCGGTGGGCGGAAAGTCGCTGGGTACGTCGAACGATCTGCCCTAA
- a CDS encoding low temperature requirement protein A, with protein sequence MRRQSSDGLLRSGATRQRATFLELFLDLVFVFALTRISARLIADFTDGQRGVYAGLGQALLLFLALWAVWSVTVWSTSWLDPEAPVVQTVIVMTLVGSMTMAVAVPNAFGARAALFAITFVTLQIGRVVYFHVAGHGRPDPQQSIRILFWFALSAPLWVVGGLVNDGTVRAALWTAAVLIDYTGLLLGWPTPRLGAQRLGVQMIAAEHLAERYQQFLLIALGEAIFVIGLAFSGSEFHADQTGGFVLALASTVLLWRIYFHAAGGVLDAAIDRSRNAARLATEMAFAHMVMIAGIVLTGVGFELFITEPLGHLPAVWLIAILGGPALFLAGRSALEYQVFARVSRSRTAGLLALGLLVPVTVHLAPLTAGAAAAVVLLGVVTADTRRSRRQPAETPTPPF encoded by the coding sequence ATGAGGAGGCAGTCCAGCGACGGGCTGCTGCGCAGCGGGGCCACTCGGCAGCGGGCGACCTTTCTGGAGCTCTTCCTCGACCTGGTCTTCGTCTTCGCCCTAACCCGGATCTCCGCTCGCCTGATCGCCGACTTCACCGACGGCCAGCGCGGCGTCTACGCGGGCCTCGGTCAGGCTCTGCTGCTGTTCCTGGCGCTGTGGGCGGTCTGGTCGGTGACGGTCTGGTCGACCAGTTGGCTGGACCCGGAGGCGCCGGTCGTCCAGACCGTGATCGTCATGACGTTGGTCGGCTCCATGACGATGGCCGTCGCGGTGCCCAACGCCTTCGGCGCGCGGGCCGCACTGTTCGCCATCACCTTCGTGACCCTCCAGATCGGCCGAGTGGTCTACTTCCACGTCGCCGGGCACGGCCGACCGGATCCGCAACAGTCCATCCGGATCCTGTTCTGGTTCGCCTTGAGTGCACCGCTCTGGGTGGTCGGCGGGCTGGTCAACGACGGCACGGTTCGCGCGGCTCTCTGGACCGCCGCCGTGCTGATCGACTACACCGGGCTGTTGCTCGGGTGGCCCACCCCCCGGCTCGGCGCGCAACGGCTCGGCGTCCAGATGATCGCGGCCGAGCACCTGGCCGAGCGCTACCAGCAGTTCCTCCTCATCGCGCTCGGCGAGGCGATCTTCGTCATCGGGCTCGCCTTCAGCGGCAGCGAGTTCCACGCCGACCAGACGGGCGGATTCGTCCTGGCGCTGGCGAGCACCGTCCTGCTCTGGCGGATCTACTTCCATGCGGCGGGAGGGGTGCTGGATGCGGCCATCGACCGCTCCCGCAACGCCGCACGGCTCGCTACCGAGATGGCGTTCGCCCACATGGTCATGATCGCGGGGATAGTGCTGACCGGCGTCGGCTTCGAACTGTTCATCACCGAACCGCTCGGGCACCTCCCGGCGGTCTGGCTCATCGCCATCCTCGGCGGCCCCGCGCTCTTCCTCGCCGGACGCTCGGCCCTGGAGTACCAGGTGTTCGCCCGGGTTTCCCGCTCCCGGACAGCCGGCCTGCTCGCCCTCGGCCTGCTGGTGCCGGTGACGGTGCACCTCGCACCGCTCACCGCCGGCGCCGCGGCCGCCGTGGTGCTGCTCGGCGTCGTCACAGCGGACACACGGCGCTCACGTCGACAGCCAGCGGAGACGCCCACGCCTCCGTTCTAG
- a CDS encoding RNA polymerase sigma-70 factor: MSEGGPAVEAFVAHRNLLFTVAYEMLGSAADAEDVLQETWLRWADADLAMVRDQRAYLVRITTRQSLNRLRTVGRRRESYVGSWLPEPLLTAPDVADDVELAESVSMAMMLVLETLAPIERAMFVLREVFDLAYDEIAQAVDKSPAAVRQIAHRARAHVAARRPRGVVSAADTRRVLDAFQRAIETGDVQGLLDVLAPDVVLVGDGGGIRQALLRPVAGADKVARLLASRQFQVAALSLHPAQVNGFPALVFRSDGEIDTVVALRIDDGLVSGLYAVRNPEKLSHMRSENALRR; encoded by the coding sequence ATGAGTGAGGGCGGCCCTGCTGTCGAAGCGTTCGTCGCACACCGGAACCTGCTCTTCACTGTCGCCTACGAGATGCTCGGCTCGGCCGCCGACGCCGAGGACGTACTCCAGGAAACCTGGCTGCGGTGGGCGGACGCCGACCTCGCGATGGTGCGGGATCAGCGCGCCTACCTGGTCCGGATCACCACCCGCCAGTCGCTCAACCGGCTGCGGACGGTCGGCCGGCGCCGGGAGTCCTACGTCGGCTCGTGGTTGCCCGAGCCGCTGCTGACCGCGCCCGACGTCGCCGACGACGTCGAGCTGGCCGAAAGCGTCTCGATGGCCATGATGCTGGTGCTGGAGACGCTCGCTCCGATCGAGCGGGCGATGTTCGTACTCCGTGAGGTCTTCGACCTGGCCTACGACGAGATCGCCCAGGCGGTCGACAAGAGCCCGGCCGCGGTCCGCCAGATCGCCCACCGGGCGCGGGCGCATGTCGCTGCGCGTCGACCCCGGGGAGTGGTTTCCGCGGCCGACACCCGGCGGGTGCTCGACGCGTTCCAGCGGGCGATCGAGACCGGCGACGTGCAGGGCCTGCTCGACGTCCTCGCGCCGGATGTCGTGCTCGTTGGCGACGGCGGCGGTATCAGACAGGCGCTGCTGAGGCCGGTCGCCGGGGCTGACAAGGTGGCCCGCCTGTTGGCCAGCAGGCAGTTCCAGGTCGCTGCCCTGTCGCTGCACCCGGCCCAGGTGAATGGCTTCCCGGCGCTGGTGTTCCGATCCGACGGCGAGATCGACACGGTAGTGGCGCTACGCATCGACGATGGCCTCGTCAGCGGGCTCTATGCCGTGCGTAACCCGGAGAAGCTGTCGCACATGCGGAGCGAGAACGCGCTGCGCCGGTGA
- a CDS encoding DoxX family protein translates to MNLALWIAAGLLAAVALAGGITKTFVPKEKLARANGGGWTATASVGFVKTLGVLETLAAAGLILPAVLDIAPVLVPVTAVCWVLLMIGAMITHLRHNEAKFIVLNLFYLALAAFVAWGRLGPEPF, encoded by the coding sequence ATGAACCTGGCTCTGTGGATCGCGGCCGGACTGTTGGCCGCAGTCGCCCTGGCCGGCGGCATCACCAAGACGTTCGTACCTAAGGAGAAGCTGGCCCGGGCCAACGGCGGAGGGTGGACGGCGACCGCGAGTGTCGGCTTCGTCAAGACCCTCGGTGTCCTCGAAACCCTGGCCGCGGCCGGTCTGATCCTGCCCGCCGTGCTGGACATCGCACCGGTGCTGGTGCCGGTGACCGCCGTCTGCTGGGTGCTGCTGATGATCGGCGCGATGATCACCCACCTGCGTCACAACGAGGCGAAGTTCATCGTGCTGAATCTGTTCTACCTCGCCCTGGCCGCCTTCGTGGCCTGGGGCCGACTCGGACCCGAGCCCTTCTAA